Sequence from the Leptospira bourretii genome:
GCCGAGTGTCATAAGTTCAGTATCTTATCTATTTTATTCATTTAGTCAATTTATTTACCCACGCGGACGTAAATTCCAACTGAAAACAAGAAGGAAGATGGCAATCAAAGTGGAAACAAGGATCGCATATAATGCTACGTCCCAAGAGTAGTTTGTGGCAAGGATGGCAAGACCCTTCCCTTGTGCCGTTCTTCCCAAAGAACCAAATAACCCGATAAAACCTGCGGCTGTCCCCACAGCTTTTTTCGAGGTAAAATCCATACCAGCCACACCTAACAACATCACAGGTGGATAGATAAAAAGTCCAATGAGTCCAAAAAGTATATAATCAATCCAAATGGATCCGGGAGGGTTCAACAAAATACCTAAAAAAGCGAAGAAAATAGGGATAATACAAAGTAAACTGACCATCCCCCTTCTCCCATCAAACCGGTCCGATACCCAACCCATGAGAATCGTCGAACCAATCCCTCCAAATTCCAAAATGAGTGTGGAATACCCACCACCCAGTAAGTCTGCTCCTTTGGTTTCTTTTAGGTATGTAGGACCCCAATCAATCAAACTATAACGAATGATATAAACAAAAAAATTGATAATCGCAAATAACCAAATGTATTGATTCGTTAAAACTTGTTCAACAATCAATTGTTTGGTGGTAAGTTCTTTTTCATGGTCTTCTTTTTCTTCCGGTGGATAGTCATTTCGATAAACTTCAATAGGAGGAAGCCCTTCGGATTGGGGAGTGTCTACAAGTCGAATGTATAAATATACAGATCCAATTAGAGCAATGACTCCTGGTACAAAGAAAGCATATTGCCATCCAAACTGAGCTGCTGAATGAGAAGCGATCACTCCAACGATCCCGCCTCCAATATTATGTGCAATATTCCAAAATGCAAACGTAGTACCTCGTTCTCCAACCGAATACCAATGACCAAGAGAACGCCCACATGGTGGCCAACCCATTCCTTGCACAAGACCGTTAGCACCCCATAAAAAAAGATGAATCCAATAATGATTCGCAAATCCAAATGAAAAATTCAAAATGGCAGTCAGAAACAAACCAACAGCCATAAACTTTTTTGGATTGGACCTATCGGAGAGTGCTCCCATTAAAAATTTTCCAATCCCATAAGTGATGGCAGTGACTGCGAGGATATCACCTATCTCTGTCTTCGAATAAGATAACGCTTCACCTATTTCTTTTGAAACTGGAGAGAAGTTATTTCGAGTTAGGTAATAGGTCGTATAACCAAGAAAAGTCGATTCCAAGACACGAAACCGAAATTTCGGATATAGGGTTTGGATTTCTTTTTCAGATTTTTTGGGTATGGCCGGAGCAGGAGCGAACCATAGGCGAATGGTTTGTAACATAGACTAGGAAGATGAAAGCCTAAAGAGAAGGAGTCAAGTCGATTCTCATGAAAACAAATATACGAAACGGTTTTATTGATACTGTGGGAAACACCCCACTCATCCGCATCCATTCCCTAAGTGAAGAAACCGGATGTGAAATTTTAGGCAAGGCAGAGTTTTTAAATCCTGGTGGGTCTGTCAAAGATAGAGCTGCCTTATACATCATCGAAGACGCAGAGAGGAAGGGACTCTTAAAACCTGGTGGCACCGTTGTGGAAGGGACCGCGGGTAATACCGGAATAGGCC
This genomic interval carries:
- a CDS encoding MFS transporter, with the protein product MLQTIRLWFAPAPAIPKKSEKEIQTLYPKFRFRVLESTFLGYTTYYLTRNNFSPVSKEIGEALSYSKTEIGDILAVTAITYGIGKFLMGALSDRSNPKKFMAVGLFLTAILNFSFGFANHYWIHLFLWGANGLVQGMGWPPCGRSLGHWYSVGERGTTFAFWNIAHNIGGGIVGVIASHSAAQFGWQYAFFVPGVIALIGSVYLYIRLVDTPQSEGLPPIEVYRNDYPPEEKEDHEKELTTKQLIVEQVLTNQYIWLFAIINFFVYIIRYSLIDWGPTYLKETKGADLLGGGYSTLILEFGGIGSTILMGWVSDRFDGRRGMVSLLCIIPIFFAFLGILLNPPGSIWIDYILFGLIGLFIYPPVMLLGVAGMDFTSKKAVGTAAGFIGLFGSLGRTAQGKGLAILATNYSWDVALYAILVSTLIAIFLLVFSWNLRPRG